CACAACATCCTGAACAACGCCTTCTTCACTGCGGAAGGACTTGGCTACACCGAGCGCGACCGCGTCTGCGTTCCGGTACCGTTCTACCACTGCTTCGGGATGGTGCTCGGGAACCTCGCGTGTACCACGCACGGCGCGTGCATCGTCGTTCCCGCGGAGTCGTTCGACCCGCTCGCCGTACTGGAAACGGTGCAACAGGAGCGCTGCACGTCGCTCTACGGCGTGCCGACCATGTTCATCGCGGAGCTCAATCACCCGCGGTTCGGTGAATTCGACCTGTCCTCGCTCCGCACCGGGATCACCGCCGGCGCGCCGTGCCCGATCGAGGTGATGAAGCAGATACAGACGCGAATGCACATGCGCGAAATCACCAACGTGTGCGGTATGACAGAAACGTCCCCTGCGTCCACGCAAACCGGGCGCGACGACCCGCTCGAAAAGCGCGTCGCGACCGTCGGGCGCCCGTTCCCCCACGCCGAGATCAAAATCATCGATCCCGTGACGGGGGCCATCGTTCCGCGGGGCGTACCGGGCGAGCAATGCACACGCGGGTACATGGTGATGCTGGGTTACTGGGAAGATCCGGACGCCACCGCCCGTGCCATCGATTCCACCGGGTGGATGCACACGGGCGACCTCGCGATCATGGACGATGAGGGGTACGTCAGCATCGTCGGCCGACTCAAAGACGTCATCATTCGCGGCGGCGAGAACGTGTACCCGCGCGAGGTGGAAGAGTTCTTGCACACGATACCCGGCGTCGCCGAAGCTCAGGTGATCGGCGTCCCGTGCCCGAAGTACGGCGAGGAAGTCATGGCCTGGGTGCGTTTGCGTGTCGGAGAAACGCTCACTGGCGACGACCTGTTCGCCGCGTGTCACGGGCGCATTGCGACGTACAAGATTCCGCGCCACTGGAAGTTCGTGGACACGTTCCCGATGACCGTTACGGGTAAAGTGCAGAAGTTCCGCATGCGCGAACTCGCGACCGCAGAACTACGCGGTGCGAGCGCGTAGAGAGTGCTTGCCTTTCGTGGAACCACAGCCGACAATCCACCGATTCCTACCCCACTCGCTCGTCCCACTGCTCAGAGTCAGCACATGACGCCGCTCGTCTTTTCCGCCCTCGTCGCGCTCGCGACTGCCGCGCCACCGCCGACCGAGAAGATCGACCACTGGGTGCCCGCGACCGCGCACGCGATCCCGAAAGAAACGGCCCCCGAAGGCGAGGGCTATTTCTCCATCATCGAGGGACACAACGGAAAGCTCTACATCGGCACGCACGCGAACGGCGTGAACGCTTGGCTCGTCGAGTTCGACCCCAAAACGAAGCAAATGAAGGTGGTCGTCGATTGTCACAAGGTGATCGGCAAAGACCTGAAGGGGTTCGGTTCACAGGCCAAAATTCACACACGAAACAACGTCGGTGCGAGTGGAAAGATCTACTTCGGCACCAAACAGGGGTACCCTGACAAGTCCGAAAAGCGCGAAGACTACCCCGGCGGGTACCCAATGGTCTACGACCCGAAGACCGGCGAAACGAAGGTGTACGACATCCCGGTGAAGCACCACGGGATCAACAGCATCATCCCGGACGAGAGCCGAGGGGTCGCGTACATTTCGACGTGCTCGGACGGGCGCCCCGGACCGGGTGAAAGTTCGATCTTCCTCACCCTCGATCTGAAGACGGGCAAGTACCGCGAACTGATCGACACGAAGCACATTTACGGCTTCATCGTGTTGGATCACCAGGGCCGCGCTTATCACCCGCTCCTGGGCGGCGAGATCGCGCGCTACGACCCGAAGACCGACAAGCTCGACACGCTGAAGCAGGCCATCGACGGGAAAGAACCGAAGATCGATCCGAACCTTGTTGAGCAACCGCGAGGTCATCCGATTAACTGGGACACGTCGCCGGACGGCAAAACGCTCTATTGCGTGCCGATGAGCAGCAATCACCTGTACGCCTACGACCTGACCGTTTCTGGTGGCACGCTCCCGGGGCGCGATCTCGGCGCACTCGTGCCGGGCGCAAAGGGGACGGATTGCCGGGCAATGTGCGTCGGGCCGAAGGGAGACGTGTGGGTTTCCGTCACGCGATCGAGTGTGTGGGGCATCAACTTGCACCACGCGGTGAGTTACGCGCCGGGCGATAAAGCCCCCAAAGATCACGGACCGGTTGCGATCAAGAACCCCGATTACACCGCGTTCGTGGGGAAAGACGGCAAAACGCTCCCGTACCACGCGGGCACGTTCAAGACACCCGAAGGCATCACGACTTCGCGCTATGTCACGCTCGGCGTGTGCCAGACGAAAGCCGGCGGGGTCTACGTGCTCATGCTCAGCCCGTACACGGTTCTGGAAATTGCCCCCGATGCCGTATCGACAGCAAATACGTCTGAAAGCAAGGACGAGCTGTTCGTCGCGAAACCGCTCACGGAGAAAAACAGTTTCACGCCCGGGATCGAAGGCCCCGCGTGCGACGCGGCGGGAAATCTTTACGTTGTGAACCTGAAGAAGAACGGCGACATCGCGCGCGTCACGCCCGATGGCAAAACGGAAGTGTTCGTGGAGCTGCCGAACAAGAGCGTCGGCAACGGCATCGTGTTCGACAAGAACGGGTTCATGTTCGTGGCGGACTACACCGAGCACAACGTCCTCAAAATCGACCCGAAGACGAAGAAGATCGAGGTGTTCGCCCACGAACCGACCATGAACCAACCGAACGACCTCGCCATCGCGCCGGACGGCACCCTGTACGCGAGCGACCCCAATTGGGGCAAAAGCACGGGCCAGCTCTGGAAAATCAGCACGGACGGCAAGATCACGAAAGTGGCGAGCGACATGGGCACCACGAACGGCATCGAGGTCAGCCCGGACGGAAAGTGGCTCTACGTCAACGAGAGCGCACAGCGAAACGTGTGGGCGTTCCCGATCAAAGCGGACGGGAACCTCGGTGAGAAGAAACTCCTGAAGAAGTTCGACGACCACGGCTTCGACGGCATGCGCTGCGACACCGCCGGCAACCTGTACATCACGCGGTACGGCGCGGGCACCGTGGTGAAACTTTCGCCCGAAGGCAAGATTCTGAAGGAAATCGACGTACTAGGCAAGAAACCGAGCAACATCTGCTTTGGCGGTCCCGACGGGCGCACCGCCTACGTGACGGAGGTCGAGTTCAACCGCGTCGTGCAGTTCCGCGTT
This region of Gemmata massiliana genomic DNA includes:
- a CDS encoding SMP-30/gluconolactonase/LRE family protein codes for the protein MTPLVFSALVALATAAPPPTEKIDHWVPATAHAIPKETAPEGEGYFSIIEGHNGKLYIGTHANGVNAWLVEFDPKTKQMKVVVDCHKVIGKDLKGFGSQAKIHTRNNVGASGKIYFGTKQGYPDKSEKREDYPGGYPMVYDPKTGETKVYDIPVKHHGINSIIPDESRGVAYISTCSDGRPGPGESSIFLTLDLKTGKYRELIDTKHIYGFIVLDHQGRAYHPLLGGEIARYDPKTDKLDTLKQAIDGKEPKIDPNLVEQPRGHPINWDTSPDGKTLYCVPMSSNHLYAYDLTVSGGTLPGRDLGALVPGAKGTDCRAMCVGPKGDVWVSVTRSSVWGINLHHAVSYAPGDKAPKDHGPVAIKNPDYTAFVGKDGKTLPYHAGTFKTPEGITTSRYVTLGVCQTKAGGVYVLMLSPYTVLEIAPDAVSTANTSESKDELFVAKPLTEKNSFTPGIEGPACDAAGNLYVVNLKKNGDIARVTPDGKTEVFVELPNKSVGNGIVFDKNGFMFVADYTEHNVLKIDPKTKKIEVFAHEPTMNQPNDLAIAPDGTLYASDPNWGKSTGQLWKISTDGKITKVASDMGTTNGIEVSPDGKWLYVNESAQRNVWAFPIKADGNLGEKKLLKKFDDHGFDGMRCDTAGNLYITRYGAGTVVKLSPEGKILKEIDVLGKKPSNICFGGPDGRTAYVTEVEFNRVVQFRVDTPGLAWERAQKLEPSTVELFNGKDLTGWGYKSGDKFESFDGKTEASDKRYTAKDGVLIVNPGKGLQQLWTSAKFPKDFELRLEFRAAVNADSGLFVRGPQLQVRDYFVAGPYKELKKYKPQDWNEIVVVVKGEVAYCTCNGEVLEAKFKLPATGSIGLEADRGQMEYRKIRLKELK
- a CDS encoding AMP-binding protein — encoded protein: MSLPSYAHGASPVPLLGETIGTNLRRTVEQFGERDALVVRHQNFRATYCELWELVERAARGLISRGVKTGDRMGIWAPNRFEWVVLQYATARIGAILVNINPAYKAIELEYALNKSGVALLCLARGFRQTDYLAILSEVRDRCPALRAALVIDNDWNALLADADSVSEEQFAGVEGKLQFDDPVNIQYTSGTTGFPKGATLSHHNILNNAFFTAEGLGYTERDRVCVPVPFYHCFGMVLGNLACTTHGACIVVPAESFDPLAVLETVQQERCTSLYGVPTMFIAELNHPRFGEFDLSSLRTGITAGAPCPIEVMKQIQTRMHMREITNVCGMTETSPASTQTGRDDPLEKRVATVGRPFPHAEIKIIDPVTGAIVPRGVPGEQCTRGYMVMLGYWEDPDATARAIDSTGWMHTGDLAIMDDEGYVSIVGRLKDVIIRGGENVYPREVEEFLHTIPGVAEAQVIGVPCPKYGEEVMAWVRLRVGETLTGDDLFAACHGRIATYKIPRHWKFVDTFPMTVTGKVQKFRMRELATAELRGASA